From one Lycium ferocissimum isolate CSIRO_LF1 chromosome 7, AGI_CSIRO_Lferr_CH_V1, whole genome shotgun sequence genomic stretch:
- the LOC132064951 gene encoding uncharacterized protein LOC132064951: MKMRRKKRMKGQAYPRERHHVQNTDLQKRKMMVERRNVTKKLRKRKKRMKGQAHSRKVHHVQKVDAKEPLIARGEIAMTIMVQIYSEVDAQFSQSLILTL, encoded by the exons atgaAGATGAGGAGGAAGAAGAGAATGAAAGGGCAAGCATATCCAAGAGAAAGGCACCACGTTCAAAACACAGATTTGCAGAAGAGGAAAATGATGGTGGAGAGGAGGAATGTGACGAAGAAACtgaggaagaggaagaaaagaatgaaagggCAGGCACATTCTAGAAAAGTGCACCACGTCCAAAAG GTGGATGCGAAAGAGCCACTGATCGCAAGGGGAGAGATCGCTATGACCATTATGGTACAGATATATTCAGAAGTGGACGCGCAGTTCAGCCAATCCTTAATCCTTACTTTATAG